Proteins from a genomic interval of Streptomyces sp. NBC_01445:
- a CDS encoding DUF6104 family protein — MYFTDRGIEELEKRRGEEEVTFEWLAEQLRTFVDLNPDFEVPVERLATWLARLDDEDDEE; from the coding sequence ATGTACTTCACCGACCGCGGCATCGAGGAACTGGAGAAGCGGCGCGGCGAGGAGGAGGTCACCTTCGAGTGGCTTGCCGAGCAGCTGCGCACGTTCGTCGATCTGAACCCGGACTTCGAGGTGCCGGTCGAGCGGCTGGCTACGTGGCTGGCGCGTCTCGACGACGAGGACGACGAGGAGTAG
- a CDS encoding DUF4097 family beta strand repeat-containing protein, producing the protein MPEWSVAEPHKLAFDEPVTTLHVRIVNGTVNVVGTDEGSARLEVSGIEGPPLQVTLVDGVLTVAYDDLPWKGFLKWLDRKGWRRSAVVSLAVPAGTEVEVGVVGASAVVSGIQGRTEVRGVTGDTTLVGVAGDVRTDTVSGNLEAQAVTGDLRFNSVSGDLTVVEGAGPSVRAESVSGSMIVDLDPADRATDVNLTSVSGEIAIRLPHPADAEVEANTASGAVSNAFEDLRVGGHWGAKSITGRLGTGRGKLKATTVSGSIALLRRPPAEDYTQPPAEDSPATDAAAGGPADKKVL; encoded by the coding sequence ATGCCCGAGTGGTCCGTGGCAGAGCCCCACAAGCTCGCCTTCGACGAGCCCGTGACGACGCTCCACGTACGCATCGTCAACGGAACAGTGAACGTCGTGGGCACCGACGAAGGTTCCGCCCGCCTCGAGGTGTCCGGGATCGAGGGCCCGCCGCTCCAGGTGACCCTGGTGGACGGCGTGCTGACCGTCGCGTACGACGACCTCCCCTGGAAGGGCTTCCTCAAGTGGCTCGACCGCAAGGGCTGGCGCCGCAGCGCGGTCGTATCCCTGGCGGTACCGGCGGGCACCGAAGTCGAGGTCGGCGTCGTCGGCGCCAGCGCGGTCGTCTCCGGGATACAGGGGCGCACGGAGGTCAGGGGCGTCACCGGTGACACGACACTGGTCGGCGTCGCGGGCGACGTGCGCACGGACACCGTCTCCGGGAATCTCGAGGCCCAGGCGGTCACGGGCGACCTGCGCTTCAACTCCGTGTCCGGTGACCTGACCGTCGTCGAGGGCGCGGGCCCCTCCGTGCGGGCCGAATCGGTGAGCGGTTCGATGATCGTGGACCTCGACCCGGCCGACCGGGCGACGGATGTGAACCTGACGAGCGTCTCGGGCGAGATCGCGATCCGCCTCCCGCACCCCGCGGACGCGGAGGTCGAGGCGAACACGGCGAGCGGAGCCGTGTCCAACGCCTTCGAGGATCTGCGGGTCGGCGGCCACTGGGGCGCCAAGAGCATCACGGGCAGGCTCGGCACGGGCCGCGGAAAGCTCAAGGCGACGACGGTCTCCGGATCGATCGCGCTCCTGCGGCGGCCTCCGGCGGAGGACTACACACAGCCCCCCGCCGAGGACTCCCCCGCCACTGACGCCGCCGCCGGCGGCCCGGCCGACAAGAAGGTGCTCTGA
- a CDS encoding helix-turn-helix transcriptional regulator produces MPPVFAHGRLRLYLLKLLDEAPRHGYEVIRLLEERFQGLYAPSAGTVYPRLAKLEAEGLVTHTTEGGRKVYSITDAGRAELADRSGELADLELEIRESVAELAAEIRDDVRGAAGDLRREMRAAASKARNGSGTTTGKSERQNPFGDFQDFGDKEAWRAAKEELRRARQEWKEQARRAKDESRRAREEAQRARRQAKEAQEQAREQAQEQVQRLAQRVQDQVQDHFAQGDWPTGVREGLTELAKEFGDFGKYFGKETGGAARSESAGPEVRVTHGDIPAEYLPSWTHEDSTGDPARDLDRLLDRFRDDIRDAARDHGVTEDQLREARNRLSEAAAHIGASLQAPKG; encoded by the coding sequence ATGCCCCCCGTCTTCGCCCACGGCCGCCTGCGCCTGTACCTCCTGAAGCTGCTCGACGAGGCCCCGCGCCACGGGTACGAGGTGATCAGGCTCCTGGAGGAACGCTTCCAGGGCCTGTACGCGCCCTCGGCCGGCACGGTGTACCCGCGCCTGGCGAAGCTGGAGGCCGAAGGCCTGGTCACGCACACCACGGAGGGCGGCAGAAAGGTCTACTCGATCACCGACGCGGGCCGCGCCGAGCTGGCCGACCGCAGCGGTGAGCTGGCCGACCTGGAGCTGGAGATCCGCGAGTCCGTGGCGGAGCTCGCCGCCGAGATCCGGGACGACGTGCGGGGGGCGGCGGGCGATCTGCGCCGCGAGATGCGGGCGGCCGCCTCAAAGGCGAGGAACGGGTCGGGTACGACCACGGGCAAGAGCGAGCGGCAGAACCCGTTCGGCGACTTCCAGGACTTCGGGGACAAGGAGGCGTGGCGCGCGGCCAAGGAGGAGCTGCGCCGCGCCCGGCAGGAGTGGAAGGAGCAGGCAAGGCGCGCGAAGGACGAGAGCCGCCGGGCCCGCGAGGAGGCCCAGCGGGCGCGCCGGCAGGCCAAGGAGGCGCAGGAGCAGGCGCGCGAGCAGGCGCAGGAGCAGGTCCAGCGTCTGGCGCAGCGGGTGCAGGACCAGGTCCAGGACCACTTCGCGCAGGGCGACTGGCCCACGGGGGTCCGGGAGGGCCTGACCGAACTGGCCAAGGAGTTCGGCGACTTCGGCAAGTACTTCGGCAAGGAGACGGGCGGCGCGGCCCGTTCGGAGAGCGCCGGGCCCGAGGTGCGGGTCACTCATGGGGACATCCCCGCGGAGTATCTGCCGTCGTGGACCCACGAGGACTCGACCGGTGACCCGGCCCGCGATCTGGACCGCCTCCTCGACCGCTTCCGCGACGACATCCGCGACGCGGCCAGGGACCACGGGGTGACGGAGGATCAACTCCGCGAGGCCAGGAACCGGTTGTCGGAGGCGGCGGCGCACATCGGGGCTTCCCTGCAGGCACCCAAGGGCTGA
- a CDS encoding zinc-binding dehydrogenase, whose protein sequence is MFAAYAARIDRDQPLNGLELGDRPAPEARPGWTTVNVKAASLNHHDLWSLRGVGLGEDKLPMILGCDAAGIDQDGNEVVLHSVIGQAGYGVGPREGRSILTEKYQGTFAEQVTVPEWNVLPKPKELSFEEAACLPTAWLTAYRMLFTNAGVRPGDSVLVQGAGGGVATAAIVLGKAAGLKVFATSRDEAKRKRALELGAVEAVESGARLPQRVDAVIETVGAATWSHSIKSLKPGGTVVISGATSGDRPSHAELTRVFFLELKIVGSTMGSKDELEDLLSFCAATGVRPVIDETLPLDRAREGFERLEAGGQFGKIVLTV, encoded by the coding sequence ATGTTCGCTGCCTACGCCGCCCGAATCGACCGTGACCAGCCGCTGAACGGCCTTGAGTTGGGGGATCGCCCGGCCCCCGAGGCCCGCCCCGGCTGGACGACCGTGAACGTCAAGGCCGCCTCCCTCAACCACCACGACCTGTGGTCCCTGCGCGGGGTCGGACTCGGTGAGGACAAGCTCCCGATGATCCTCGGCTGCGACGCCGCCGGGATCGACCAGGACGGCAACGAGGTCGTCCTGCACTCCGTCATCGGCCAGGCCGGTTACGGGGTCGGGCCCCGGGAGGGCCGGTCCATCCTCACCGAGAAGTACCAGGGCACCTTCGCCGAGCAGGTGACCGTGCCCGAGTGGAACGTACTGCCCAAGCCGAAGGAGCTCAGCTTCGAGGAGGCGGCCTGCCTGCCGACCGCGTGGCTGACGGCGTACCGGATGCTGTTCACCAACGCCGGTGTGCGGCCCGGTGACTCCGTGCTCGTGCAGGGCGCCGGCGGCGGGGTCGCCACGGCCGCGATCGTCCTCGGCAAGGCCGCCGGTCTCAAGGTCTTCGCGACCAGCCGCGACGAGGCCAAGCGCAAGCGCGCCCTGGAGCTCGGCGCCGTCGAGGCCGTGGAGTCGGGTGCGCGGCTGCCGCAGCGGGTGGACGCCGTCATCGAGACGGTCGGCGCGGCCACCTGGTCGCACTCGATCAAGTCGCTCAAGCCCGGTGGCACGGTCGTCATCTCGGGCGCCACGAGCGGGGACCGCCCCTCGCACGCCGAGCTGACCCGCGTCTTCTTCCTGGAGCTGAAGATCGTCGGCTCCACGATGGGCTCGAAGGACGAGCTGGAGGACCTGCTGTCGTTCTGCGCGGCCACCGGTGTGCGTCCCGTGATCGACGAGACCCTCCCGCTGGACCGCGCCCGCGAGGGCTTCGAGCGGCTGGAGGCCGGCGGCCAGTTCGGCAAGATCGTGCTGACGGTCTGA